A single genomic interval of Halorubrum aethiopicum harbors:
- a CDS encoding ATP-binding protein yields the protein MATITHSSTLGFELEMEYDEGFVEGDFVQVPGPEESKYVAQITHTETDDGHIEASASVIGSYPSLPFRQGTEVERADEDLVLETLSLPSSGIQIGALRSFGTPLYLSVEKFMEKQVGVFGRTGSGKSYTAGVLMEELFEYDQPMVIVDPHGEYASLKVKPDGEASDYRVVEYADLEFNSAADRDLDLDSIDPLDLARPGQATVLNLRGVDTERQEDIVATLLDALFLARKRDRIPATKVFLEEAHLFAPQRKNEPRSVIENIAKEGRKFGFTLTLISQRPSEIYPNIRAQLQAFTIHKLTDDTDIKKIIKSAEGLDSSWGTQIQKLQTGEVLFVGDVIASPTFVDVRERRTKHHEGSEGMFQTSDHARDAAAVDDRQTELDEEVTSATVARLKERIDELETERDRLRERLEQEQEGETNERIAELETTVDEQRKEIDELQSKIRDRETSIEELEAELEEREQQIREQRNKIQQLRAERDALGEGTSSSASSEADDGEGDILDHPYVDRVLARLREELAALDKYERGMLEFFLYNESGSIEDAYFHAGGSPNSSQRYEKAETLVEKNFIRKRKRGEYVYALDDLIEDKLNDFTDQGNIDVAIDTIEDDLTSSASK from the coding sequence ATGGCCACCATCACCCACTCTAGCACCCTCGGGTTTGAACTCGAGATGGAGTACGATGAGGGATTTGTGGAAGGAGACTTCGTCCAAGTTCCCGGCCCGGAGGAGAGTAAATATGTGGCACAGATCACCCATACAGAGACAGACGACGGACACATCGAGGCGAGTGCATCTGTCATCGGTAGTTACCCCAGTCTCCCGTTTCGACAGGGTACTGAAGTTGAGAGGGCCGATGAAGACTTAGTTCTCGAAACGCTCTCATTGCCCTCCAGCGGTATCCAGATTGGGGCGCTCCGTAGCTTTGGGACACCCCTCTACCTCTCCGTCGAGAAGTTCATGGAAAAACAAGTGGGCGTCTTTGGACGGACGGGAAGCGGGAAGTCGTACACTGCCGGAGTGCTGATGGAAGAGCTATTTGAATACGACCAGCCGATGGTGATCGTCGACCCTCACGGCGAGTATGCATCGCTAAAAGTGAAACCTGACGGGGAGGCGAGCGACTATCGGGTCGTTGAATATGCCGACCTCGAATTTAATTCAGCCGCAGATCGCGATCTCGATCTCGACAGCATCGATCCGCTTGACCTCGCCCGGCCCGGACAGGCGACCGTTCTCAACCTTCGCGGGGTGGACACCGAGCGTCAAGAAGACATCGTGGCGACCCTTCTCGACGCTCTGTTTTTGGCCCGAAAACGGGATCGCATCCCCGCGACTAAGGTCTTCCTCGAAGAGGCTCATCTGTTCGCCCCCCAGCGGAAAAACGAGCCGCGCTCCGTCATCGAGAACATCGCCAAGGAGGGCCGTAAGTTCGGCTTCACGCTGACACTAATCAGCCAACGTCCGAGCGAAATCTATCCAAACATCCGCGCCCAGTTGCAGGCGTTTACGATTCACAAGCTCACAGACGACACCGATATCAAGAAGATCATCAAGAGCGCTGAGGGGCTCGATTCCTCGTGGGGCACGCAGATCCAGAAGCTCCAGACTGGCGAGGTGCTGTTCGTCGGCGACGTAATCGCCTCGCCGACCTTCGTCGATGTTCGCGAGCGTCGGACGAAACATCACGAAGGAAGCGAGGGGATGTTCCAAACGAGCGACCACGCCCGGGATGCTGCCGCGGTCGATGACCGCCAGACAGAACTAGACGAGGAAGTGACATCGGCAACAGTCGCGCGACTCAAGGAACGCATCGACGAACTCGAAACAGAACGCGATCGGCTTCGCGAGCGACTCGAACAGGAGCAGGAGGGGGAAACTAATGAACGGATCGCGGAACTCGAAACTACCGTCGACGAGCAACGGAAAGAAATTGACGAGCTCCAGTCGAAGATTCGCGATCGGGAGACGTCGATTGAGGAGCTTGAAGCGGAGCTCGAGGAGCGAGAGCAACAGATCCGAGAGCAGCGGAATAAGATCCAGCAACTTCGGGCAGAACGTGACGCTCTCGGCGAGGGCACCAGCAGTTCGGCCTCATCAGAGGCCGACGACGGGGAGGGCGACATTCTCGACCATCCGTACGTAGACCGCGTGCTTGCGCGGCTTCGGGAGGAACTCGCAGCCCTAGACAAGTACGAGCGTGGAATGCTCGAGTTCTTCCTCTACAACGAGAGTGGTTCGATCGAGGACGCGTACTTCCACGCCGGGGGATCGCCCAACTCCTCTCAGCGGTACGAGAAGGCCGAGACGTTGGTCGAGAAAAATTTCATTCGCAAACGGAAGCGAGGCGAGTACGTGTACGCGTTAGACGATCTCATTGAGGATAAGCTCAATGACTTTACCGATCAAGGGAATATTGACGTAGCAATTGACACAATCGAGGACGACTTAACCTCCTCAGCTTCGAAATGA
- a CDS encoding MarR family transcriptional regulator, whose amino-acid sequence MSATHKDTESVSKETDDSSESNIKRYNITMDEEHHDEVVDFVENRGETFSSFVRRAVEARRHRLENDGVAREFQPLLDEIEGVGEGVENLTSQLDQLQSLIKEVAERNGDNVVSDDGDSLSNETTDSVLAHIRDIDGATIPELVEETSFERHTVQRAIARLEADFVITERDENGSVPVWEVR is encoded by the coding sequence ATGTCAGCAACTCATAAAGATACGGAATCCGTTTCCAAAGAGACAGACGACTCGAGCGAGAGCAATATCAAGCGGTACAACATCACGATGGATGAGGAGCACCATGACGAGGTGGTTGATTTCGTCGAGAACCGCGGGGAGACATTCAGTTCTTTCGTCCGTCGGGCAGTCGAGGCCCGTCGTCATCGACTGGAAAATGACGGTGTCGCTCGTGAGTTCCAGCCACTCCTTGACGAGATTGAAGGGGTCGGAGAGGGTGTCGAGAACCTCACCTCTCAACTCGATCAGCTTCAGTCACTCATCAAGGAAGTGGCCGAGCGGAACGGAGACAACGTAGTGTCCGACGACGGTGATTCGCTCTCAAACGAGACAACGGATTCTGTCCTTGCTCATATCAGGGACATAGACGGAGCGACGATCCCGGAACTGGTTGAGGAGACATCCTTCGAACGACACACGGTGCAACGAGCTATCGCCAGACTCGAGGCCGACTTCGTAATTACGGAGAGGGACGAGAATGGGAGCGTTCCCGTCTGGGAGGTGAGGTAA
- a CDS encoding tyrosine-type recombinase/integrase has product MATADSNDDDEFREFNDPLVRKFLCRRQRQNKESSVENDKTVFRQYLPMLGEKSVEEAEFPDVVDFVDQLVDKGCPESTIRVYLSSISKLHQYLNRFHDANMPGVANIPEMYNNLNDPHERKPLDRDEVRQLIDATQSLRDALIIGYLYYTGNRASIPAKLKLRDVDLEAGTIYIDNLKNSGEREISIHDDIEFLLRVWLTEEREAYPPASESPYVFVGEQSAERLCKERIWKIVHEAAGRAGIQEVVGQTAHDNNIYKVTTHVLRHSFATHGFEDGMTKGDLAAFLGQENEESVEVYIESNEIGEAVKAYNSSYEGI; this is encoded by the coding sequence ATGGCAACTGCTGACTCCAACGACGATGACGAGTTTCGCGAATTCAATGACCCTCTCGTTCGGAAGTTCCTGTGTCGACGTCAGCGCCAGAACAAGGAGTCATCTGTCGAAAACGACAAAACAGTCTTCCGACAGTACCTTCCGATGCTGGGAGAGAAGTCGGTTGAAGAGGCAGAATTCCCGGATGTCGTTGACTTCGTTGACCAACTCGTCGACAAGGGATGCCCAGAGTCCACGATCCGCGTCTACCTCAGCTCGATCAGCAAGCTGCATCAGTATCTCAACCGGTTCCACGATGCGAATATGCCGGGGGTGGCGAATATCCCCGAGATGTATAACAACCTCAACGACCCGCACGAGCGCAAGCCGCTTGATCGCGACGAAGTGAGGCAGCTGATCGACGCTACACAGTCACTCCGAGATGCTCTCATTATCGGGTACCTCTATTACACCGGCAATCGGGCGTCGATTCCAGCTAAACTCAAGCTTCGTGACGTTGATCTTGAGGCCGGTACGATCTACATCGATAACCTCAAAAACAGTGGCGAGCGGGAGATCTCGATCCACGACGATATAGAGTTCTTGCTTCGTGTGTGGCTCACCGAGGAACGCGAAGCGTATCCGCCAGCGAGCGAGAGTCCCTATGTCTTTGTCGGCGAACAGTCAGCCGAGCGATTGTGCAAAGAGCGCATCTGGAAAATCGTCCACGAGGCGGCTGGTCGAGCGGGAATCCAAGAGGTTGTTGGTCAAACAGCCCACGACAATAATATCTACAAGGTCACGACCCACGTTCTACGTCACTCCTTCGCCACACACGGGTTCGAAGATGGGATGACCAAGGGAGATCTTGCAGCGTTCCTTGGCCAAGAAAACGAGGAATCAGTAGAAGTGTACATCGAGAGCAACGAGATAGGTGAAGCAGTGAAGGCTTACAACTCCTCTTACGAGGGTATCTAG
- a CDS encoding class I SAM-dependent DNA methyltransferase, giving the protein MTDDPSQQTLTDSQPTTSLTTEELEKHLFKCADIIRNTVDKTDYKDYILPLVFYKSISDTFVDEYAENLEEFDDPELARDEAFHDFQIPEGYLWEADDDALPDGYEWEGKDAEQDLRSQKENVASFIDEAFTEIENANPDQLDGVFRSDFMAADALAESDGKLVRLVEHLSTHNLSQERLPDDMLGEAYMDLVRHFASEEGRDGGEFFTPPQIVQMMVRLLAPYEAGDTFHDPTCGSAGFLIEAAHHFRKEQDGDPSKLTMTGQEVNPDIASIAKMNLFLNGLNGEVRRQDSLSEPLFTEDDTTLQKFDYVLANFPFSANWDKDGLQDDPYGRFDWADKLPRADRGDYAFIMHIAEQLNETGRAAIVVPNGVLFRKHEQRYREAMVGDHNLVEAVIGLPADLFQNNSIPTSILVLNEDKPEEREDEVLFLHAADNHAVDEPFYRDVSNSSQNELTENGVDHIVDNYHDWTTEEKVSRTVKREEIRENDYNLNIALYVDTTEPEEDIDVAEELADLRELQQERADIEARLDQHMEALNYE; this is encoded by the coding sequence ATGACTGACGATCCCAGCCAGCAGACGCTCACGGACAGCCAGCCGACGACCAGCCTGACGACCGAGGAGCTAGAGAAGCACCTCTTCAAGTGCGCGGACATCATCCGCAACACGGTCGACAAGACCGACTACAAGGACTACATCCTCCCGCTGGTGTTCTACAAGAGCATCAGCGACACCTTCGTCGACGAGTATGCGGAGAACCTCGAGGAGTTCGACGATCCCGAACTGGCTCGTGACGAGGCGTTCCACGACTTCCAGATCCCGGAGGGGTACCTGTGGGAGGCCGACGACGACGCGCTCCCCGACGGGTACGAGTGGGAGGGGAAGGACGCCGAGCAGGATCTCCGGAGCCAGAAGGAGAACGTCGCGTCGTTCATCGACGAGGCGTTCACCGAGATCGAGAACGCGAACCCCGACCAGCTCGACGGGGTGTTCCGCTCGGACTTCATGGCCGCGGACGCGCTCGCCGAGTCCGACGGCAAGCTCGTTCGACTCGTCGAACACCTCAGCACGCACAACCTGAGTCAGGAGCGGCTTCCCGACGACATGCTTGGTGAGGCGTACATGGACCTAGTGCGGCACTTCGCGTCCGAGGAGGGGCGGGACGGGGGCGAGTTCTTCACGCCGCCGCAGATCGTCCAGATGATGGTGCGGCTACTTGCGCCCTACGAGGCGGGCGACACGTTCCACGACCCGACCTGCGGTTCGGCTGGCTTCCTCATCGAAGCGGCCCATCACTTCCGCAAGGAACAGGACGGTGACCCCTCCAAGCTCACGATGACCGGGCAGGAGGTCAACCCCGACATCGCGTCCATCGCGAAGATGAACCTGTTCCTGAACGGCCTCAACGGCGAGGTTCGGCGTCAGGACTCGCTGAGCGAACCCCTGTTCACCGAGGACGACACCACGCTGCAGAAGTTCGACTACGTCCTCGCCAATTTCCCGTTCTCGGCCAACTGGGACAAGGATGGCCTGCAGGACGATCCGTACGGCCGCTTCGACTGGGCGGACAAGCTCCCCCGTGCCGACCGCGGCGACTACGCGTTCATCATGCACATCGCCGAGCAGCTCAACGAGACTGGTCGGGCCGCTATCGTCGTCCCGAACGGGGTGCTGTTCCGCAAGCATGAACAGCGGTACCGGGAGGCGATGGTAGGGGATCACAACCTCGTGGAAGCGGTCATCGGCCTGCCGGCCGACCTCTTCCAGAACAATTCCATCCCGACGTCAATCCTCGTGCTGAACGAGGACAAGCCGGAGGAGCGCGAGGACGAAGTCCTGTTCCTCCACGCGGCGGACAACCACGCAGTCGACGAGCCGTTCTATCGGGACGTCTCCAACAGTAGTCAGAACGAGCTGACGGAGAACGGTGTCGACCACATCGTCGACAACTACCACGACTGGACGACCGAGGAGAAGGTCAGCCGCACGGTCAAGCGCGAAGAGATCCGGGAGAACGACTACAACCTCAACATCGCGTTGTACGTCGACACGACAGAACCCGAAGAGGACATTGACGTCGCCGAAGAACTCGCCGACCTGCGCGAACTCCAGCAGGAGCGAGCCGACATCGAAGCCCGACTTGACCAGCACATGGAGGCTCTCAACTATGAGTGA
- a CDS encoding HsdR family type I site-specific deoxyribonuclease, giving the protein MSKTAAPDEEGVKLDILRWASELGYETFGIDTAEGAAVLDEKYGRDPTEVIYYGMLREWLVDSDVGDNDQITEDNVDDFLTSLRRDLSHDSANLVEANEEFHRLLVRGKRFAVTSEEGKETKRIFVRLVDLRDIENNRFVAADEFRVKRGGNSIRPDVNLFVNGIPLVTMELKSIAQENDYYDAISDLKDYEEDVSRLFVPNLWNVAADSMAYRYGAVGASSSFYMPWEADEDETPPEYRVGEEEANPLKEPVLAMCNHETLLDVLRNFVFYEHRTGGTAKIIPRYMQYYAANRIVDRVREGRTDPEMRRGLIWHTQGSGKSFTMLYAARMLLERGVLDHPKVVLVVDTKDLEDQMAQTLNNLGHFEQFTRAKSIDHLERRLQIDQSELLVTTIQKFEDVESNLQREQPTVVMSDEAHRFMEKDLGNRLAAALPDAFHFGFTGTPVRESERDTFANYRPEGKPEELYLHYYSIGEGIDDGLILPVHFTLRHDMEWDIDAEAIDAEFDREFADLSMDERQDVIEKYLTTTEISELRPRVEEVVWAGDQKGIIDHFEKTVRPNNWKGMVVTPSRKAAAIYGEELQKYYDPEEVAVLYTSTGDDPETVRQFHTTPEERDAIVEDFKDPDADPKLLVVVDMLLTGFDAPVLKTMYLDRNLKNHNLLQAIARTNRPADGKHNGEIVDYQGVYANLDDALDYGSDVKDEIRRDREQLFEDIERLVDDLMGLFDGIPRDNRQETLNQCLARLSKSQPKRDFKQGYRELQDLYETLSPDEELVERGIQDDYKWLTNVYVAFRRNNNREENPEENLREKTKEIIADNVEIEQIKSYYETYKLGERHLQQVDQMTEPAAKANAIEHATREHLQPRVDQNPRYRSLSEKLENIVDRWRRGELEDPEAVEKLERVERDVIEFEDALDDHGLNEAEHAIYSELTESYDGEVADDDEAERIATDLWEQFDEEIDRFDGWETHTETRKQIRRLLIRRLAKEHGKVALAKDDQFLEQTIEYLVENAE; this is encoded by the coding sequence ATGTCTAAAACCGCAGCGCCTGACGAAGAAGGTGTTAAATTAGACATCCTCCGTTGGGCAAGTGAACTTGGATACGAGACCTTCGGGATCGATACTGCGGAGGGGGCGGCTGTGCTTGACGAAAAGTACGGCCGCGACCCGACAGAGGTTATCTATTACGGGATGCTCCGCGAGTGGCTCGTGGACTCGGATGTCGGCGACAACGACCAGATCACCGAAGACAACGTCGATGACTTCCTGACCTCGCTCCGGCGCGATCTCTCTCACGACAGCGCCAACCTCGTGGAGGCCAACGAGGAGTTCCACCGGTTGCTCGTCCGCGGAAAGCGGTTCGCCGTCACGAGCGAGGAGGGCAAGGAGACGAAGCGCATCTTCGTGCGCCTCGTCGACCTCCGCGACATCGAGAACAACCGCTTCGTCGCCGCCGACGAGTTCCGCGTGAAGCGCGGAGGCAACTCCATCCGGCCGGACGTGAACCTGTTCGTCAACGGCATTCCGCTGGTGACGATGGAGCTGAAGTCGATCGCGCAGGAGAACGACTACTACGACGCCATCAGCGACCTCAAAGACTACGAGGAAGACGTCTCTCGGCTGTTCGTCCCGAACCTCTGGAACGTCGCCGCTGATTCGATGGCGTACCGCTACGGCGCCGTCGGTGCGTCCTCGTCGTTCTACATGCCGTGGGAGGCAGACGAGGACGAGACGCCGCCGGAGTACCGCGTCGGCGAGGAGGAGGCCAACCCGCTCAAGGAGCCGGTGCTGGCGATGTGCAACCACGAGACCCTGCTGGACGTCCTCCGCAACTTCGTGTTCTACGAGCACCGCACCGGCGGGACGGCGAAGATCATCCCGCGGTACATGCAGTACTACGCCGCCAACCGCATCGTCGACCGCGTGCGCGAGGGCCGCACCGACCCCGAGATGCGCCGGGGGCTGATCTGGCACACGCAGGGCAGCGGGAAGTCGTTCACCATGCTGTACGCCGCCCGGATGCTGCTGGAGCGCGGCGTCCTCGACCACCCGAAGGTCGTCCTCGTGGTCGACACGAAGGATCTGGAGGATCAGATGGCCCAGACGCTCAACAACCTCGGTCACTTCGAGCAGTTCACCCGGGCCAAGAGCATCGACCACCTCGAGCGCCGGCTCCAGATCGACCAGAGCGAACTCCTCGTCACGACCATCCAGAAGTTCGAGGACGTGGAGTCCAACCTGCAGCGGGAGCAGCCCACGGTCGTCATGTCCGACGAGGCCCACCGGTTCATGGAGAAGGATCTCGGCAACCGGCTGGCCGCCGCGCTCCCAGACGCGTTCCACTTCGGATTCACTGGGACGCCCGTGCGCGAGTCCGAGCGCGACACCTTCGCCAATTACCGGCCCGAGGGCAAGCCCGAGGAGCTGTACCTCCACTACTACTCCATCGGCGAGGGAATCGACGACGGCCTGATCCTCCCCGTCCACTTCACCCTGCGGCACGACATGGAGTGGGACATCGACGCCGAGGCGATCGACGCCGAGTTCGACCGCGAGTTCGCCGACCTCTCGATGGACGAGAGGCAGGATGTCATCGAGAAGTACCTCACCACCACGGAGATCTCAGAACTCCGGCCCCGCGTCGAGGAGGTCGTCTGGGCCGGCGACCAGAAGGGCATCATCGATCACTTCGAGAAGACGGTGCGCCCCAACAACTGGAAGGGGATGGTCGTCACGCCCAGCCGGAAGGCCGCGGCCATCTACGGCGAGGAGCTGCAGAAGTACTACGACCCCGAGGAGGTCGCGGTGCTGTACACCAGCACCGGTGACGACCCCGAGACCGTCCGCCAGTTCCACACGACGCCCGAGGAGCGGGACGCCATCGTGGAGGACTTCAAGGATCCCGACGCGGATCCGAAGCTGCTCGTCGTCGTGGACATGCTCCTGACGGGGTTCGACGCGCCGGTGCTGAAGACGATGTACCTCGACCGGAACCTGAAGAACCACAACCTCCTGCAGGCCATCGCGCGGACGAACCGCCCGGCCGACGGCAAGCACAACGGGGAGATCGTGGACTATCAGGGCGTCTACGCCAACCTCGACGACGCGCTCGACTATGGGTCGGACGTCAAGGACGAGATCAGGCGCGACCGGGAGCAGTTGTTCGAGGACATCGAGCGGCTCGTCGACGACCTTATGGGGCTGTTCGACGGAATCCCGCGAGACAACCGGCAGGAGACGCTGAACCAGTGCCTCGCCCGGCTCAGCAAGTCTCAGCCGAAGCGCGACTTCAAGCAGGGGTACCGCGAGCTGCAGGATCTCTACGAGACCCTCTCGCCGGACGAGGAGCTGGTCGAGCGGGGGATTCAGGACGACTACAAGTGGCTGACCAACGTGTACGTGGCCTTCCGACGGAACAACAACCGGGAGGAGAACCCCGAGGAGAACCTGCGGGAGAAGACGAAGGAGATCATCGCCGACAACGTCGAGATTGAGCAGATCAAGTCCTACTACGAGACCTACAAGCTCGGCGAGCGCCACCTCCAGCAGGTCGACCAGATGACCGAGCCCGCGGCGAAGGCGAACGCGATCGAGCACGCCACTCGGGAGCACCTCCAGCCCCGCGTCGACCAGAATCCCCGGTACCGGTCACTCAGCGAGAAGCTGGAGAATATCGTCGACCGGTGGCGGCGCGGCGAACTCGAAGACCCGGAGGCCGTCGAGAAGCTCGAACGCGTGGAGCGGGATGTCATCGAGTTTGAGGACGCCCTCGACGACCACGGCCTGAACGAGGCCGAGCACGCCATCTACTCCGAGCTGACGGAGAGCTACGACGGGGAGGTCGCCGACGATGACGAAGCCGAGCGCATCGCGACCGACCTCTGGGAGCAGTTCGACGAGGAGATCGACCGGTTCGACGGCTGGGAGACGCACACTGAGACCCGCAAGCAGATCCGCCGGCTCCTCATCCGTCGGCTGGCGAAGGAACACGGGAAGGTCGCGCTCGCGAAGGACGACCAGTTCCTTGAGCAGACCATCGAGTACCTCGTCGAAAATGCCGAGTGA
- a CDS encoding restriction endonuclease subunit S, whose protein sequence is MSEDDIPAEQTDDSPTTDAAETAVDGGAVATEAPQSRFWGIVPSGWELVEGSEVYDVNPSYTPEEEEVTYIEMDALDTELPFPKYSKKRKAADFSGKLFREGDTLFARITPCTENGKAAFIDEMDTDVGIGSTEYAVLSPDREHIHPLYLYYVAKSHPVRNYAISRMRGSTGRQRVPFDVFRRELDVAMPPMAEQQSIASVLYNLDLAIENSTEIAEKSERIQRGLMQDFLHTGFNDHDEFVETQYGSIPADWELATVREVATRIGSGGTPDTSNEEYYAGEIPWVKTDDLNGEAVTKTKTKITETGLENSAAKLFPEGTVIFAMYGGSLGQNGRLGMEAAMNQACCGIVVDEDKIDPYFLHQQLVHRKNQLVALGAGTHQQNLTQSAIEKFEIFVPPLHEQEQIKEVIHNAESEVRTHRENASKLSKLKQGLLQELLKGDKRVSESQIETLKEVTEYV, encoded by the coding sequence ATGAGTGAGGACGACATCCCCGCTGAGCAGACCGACGATTCGCCCACGACCGACGCTGCCGAGACAGCTGTCGACGGTGGCGCCGTGGCGACCGAGGCGCCGCAGAGCCGCTTCTGGGGCATCGTCCCCTCTGGATGGGAGCTAGTCGAGGGCTCCGAGGTCTACGACGTTAACCCCTCGTACACGCCCGAGGAGGAGGAAGTCACGTACATCGAGATGGATGCCCTCGACACCGAACTGCCGTTCCCGAAGTACTCCAAAAAGCGCAAGGCGGCGGACTTCAGCGGGAAGCTCTTCCGCGAGGGCGACACCCTGTTCGCCCGCATCACGCCCTGCACGGAGAACGGCAAGGCGGCCTTCATTGACGAGATGGACACCGATGTCGGCATCGGCTCCACCGAGTACGCCGTCCTCTCGCCCGACCGGGAGCACATCCACCCGCTGTACCTTTACTACGTTGCAAAATCCCACCCCGTTCGGAACTACGCCATCTCGCGGATGCGCGGCTCGACGGGGCGCCAGCGAGTTCCGTTTGATGTGTTCCGTCGGGAGCTAGATGTGGCTATGCCGCCGATGGCTGAACAGCAATCGATAGCCTCTGTTCTCTACAATCTTGATCTCGCGATAGAGAACAGTACCGAGATTGCAGAAAAATCAGAACGAATTCAACGTGGCCTGATGCAGGACTTCCTACACACAGGGTTCAATGATCATGACGAGTTCGTTGAAACCCAATACGGATCTATCCCAGCGGACTGGGAACTAGCTACGGTGAGGGAAGTAGCAACTCGTATTGGATCGGGAGGAACTCCAGATACCAGTAACGAGGAATACTATGCGGGTGAAATTCCGTGGGTGAAAACTGATGACCTGAATGGGGAGGCAGTTACTAAAACAAAGACCAAGATCACCGAAACTGGACTCGAGAACTCCGCTGCGAAGTTATTCCCGGAGGGGACAGTTATTTTCGCTATGTATGGTGGGTCTCTGGGGCAGAACGGTCGTCTTGGAATGGAAGCGGCGATGAATCAGGCGTGCTGTGGAATTGTTGTTGACGAAGACAAGATCGACCCCTACTTCCTTCATCAGCAACTCGTTCATCGGAAGAACCAGCTCGTTGCGCTTGGTGCGGGAACGCACCAGCAGAATCTGACTCAGTCAGCGATAGAGAAGTTCGAAATCTTTGTTCCGCCTCTGCATGAACAGGAGCAGATCAAAGAGGTCATCCATAATGCTGAGAGTGAGGTTCGCACTCACCGGGAAAATGCGTCGAAATTATCCAAACTAAAACAGGGCCTCTTGCAAGAGCTGCTCAAAGGAGATAAGCGGGTGAGTGAGAGTCAGATTGAGACTCTAAAAGAGGTAACTGAATATGTCTAA
- a CDS encoding M48 family metallopeptidase: MPSETSSSLRVFDETINYEVRRSDDATQPRIDVDIHGVTVVLPTGRDIDPQKLVEDNAQWVLEKWRDYEAHREQAPSRSFEPGETFPYRGRDLPVEVRAVDRSYVAPDAFVLASDNVDEAGIQVTLETLYRREARSVFETRIDHYADEMDVNPGKLELRNQRTRWASCSPQRTLSFNWRLIMAPDDVIDYVVIHELAHLCEQNHTRQFWNIVGRYDPNYEEHVDWLTENSSKLIFTEDDL, translated from the coding sequence ATGCCGAGTGAGACGAGCAGTTCGCTCCGGGTCTTCGATGAGACGATCAACTACGAGGTGCGGCGGAGCGACGACGCCACACAGCCACGGATCGACGTCGACATTCACGGTGTGACGGTCGTTCTGCCGACAGGCCGCGATATCGACCCGCAGAAACTCGTGGAGGACAACGCCCAGTGGGTGCTGGAGAAATGGCGCGACTACGAAGCCCATCGAGAGCAGGCACCGTCACGCTCGTTCGAGCCCGGCGAGACGTTTCCCTACCGGGGTCGAGACCTTCCGGTTGAGGTCAGGGCCGTTGACCGATCGTATGTTGCCCCCGACGCGTTCGTCCTCGCCAGCGATAACGTGGATGAAGCTGGAATTCAGGTTACGCTGGAGACCCTCTATCGTCGGGAGGCGAGGTCGGTATTCGAGACCCGAATCGACCACTACGCAGACGAGATGGATGTCAATCCCGGCAAGTTGGAACTGCGTAACCAGCGAACTCGATGGGCCAGCTGTTCGCCACAGCGGACACTCAGCTTCAACTGGAGACTCATAATGGCTCCTGATGACGTGATTGATTACGTAGTCATCCACGAACTTGCACATCTATGCGAACAGAATCACACGCGCCAGTTTTGGAATATTGTTGGTCGGTATGACCCCAATTATGAGGAACACGTTGACTGGCTTACCGAGAACAGCTCAAAGCTCATTTTCACCGAGGACGACTTGTGA